GCCCCGACGGCGGTGATGGTGCCGTCGGAGTTCAGGCGCCACTTCTGGTTGTTCTGGCCGTTGCAGTCCCAGATGATCACGCTGGTGCCGTCGGCGGTGCCGCCGCCGTTCACGTCGAGGCACTTGTTGCCGTAGACGCGCAGTTCACCGGCGCTGGTGGAGGTCCACTGCTGGTTGGACTGGCCGTTGCAGTCCCAGATCTGGGCCTGCGCGCCGTTGGTCTGCGACGCGCCGTTCACGTCCAGGCACCGGCCGGAGGCGACCCCCCTGATCGCGCTCGTGGAGCCGGGGTTCTGGCTCGTGCCCGGAGACGGGCTGGTGTTCGGCGTCGCGG
Above is a genomic segment from Microbispora sp. ZYX-F-249 containing:
- a CDS encoding RICIN domain-containing protein — translated: ATPNTSPSPGTSQNPGSTSAIRGVASGRCLDVNGASQTNGAQAQIWDCNGQSNQQWTSTSAGELRVYGNKCLDVNGGGTADGTSVIIWDCNGQNNQKWRLNSDGTITAVGANKCLDVIGAGTANGTKLQIYSCWGGTNQQWTRV